A part of Drosophila ananassae strain 14024-0371.13 chromosome 2R, ASM1763931v2, whole genome shotgun sequence genomic DNA contains:
- the LOC26515301 gene encoding uncharacterized protein LOC26515301 yields MSCRSNNSVMAIVERTQKCLSETFAKYQQKVSHEACEAVRRVMSKDPPNIMEASNTCRLLCRNRKKLRKEGFLSVALFLTILLFFLLGLHLVRVYHRTCAYGEGGCLSTGFWFYEECQIVT; encoded by the exons ATGAGCTGTCGTTCCAATAACTCTGTAATGGCCATTGTGGAAAGGACACAGAAGTGTTTGTCAGAAACCTTTGCAAAATATCAGCAAAAAGTAAGCCATGAAGCCTGTGAAGCCGTTCGTCGGGTGATGAGCAAAGATCCTCCGAATATTATGGAGGCCTCGAATACCTGTAGGCTATTATGTCG aAACCGTAAAAAACTAAGAAAAGAAGGGTTTCTCTCCGTAGCTTTGTTCCTTacaatacttttatttttcttgctgGGATTGCACCTGGTTCGTGTCTATCATCGCACCTGTGCCTATGGAGAGGGAGGATGTTTGTCAACGGGCTTCTGGTTCTACGAAGAGTGTCAGATAGTcacatga